A region of Paenibacillus sp. JNUCC-31 DNA encodes the following proteins:
- the asnB gene encoding asparagine synthase (glutamine-hydrolyzing) — protein sequence MCGITGFIQWNRDLTQESELLVRMTDSLSNRGPDASGTWISNPCAFGHRRLSVMDPENGAQPMHALQGDISYTVVYNGELYNAPELKKELLQRGHHFRTQCDTEVLLASYIEWGPACVDRFNGIFAFAIWDGGREQVFMARDRLGVKPLFYSNAKDALVFGSEPKALLIHPDVEAAVGPEGLAEVFIVGPARTPGHGVYSSLSELKPAHALIYNRNGIKTYAYWKLESQKHEHNLEETTAEVRRLLQDTLERQLASDVPVCSLLSGGLDSSALSALAVDYYNRTGQGQVSTYSVDYVDNAKHFQAHSFQPGADGPWIQRMVDELKTDHHWIEIENGELVHALTQAMLVRDLPGMADVDSSLYLFCKEIKKGATVAISGEAADEVFGGYPWFHREEMLNSGTFPWSVAPDMRAGLLSPDIREWIRPLDYLADRYSDAVAEVPSLDGETGKAAQMRVMSYLNITRFMPTLLDRKDRMSMGAGLEVRVPYCDHRLIQYVFNVPWEMKMTGGREKGILRKALEGVLPDDVLYRKKSPYPKTHNPQYLAAVKQQVLDILDDASSPILPLIDKAQIRKLASSPDASSNLPWFGQLMSGPQLFAYLTQINSWLRTYKVAIR from the coding sequence ATGTGCGGTATAACCGGCTTCATACAGTGGAATCGGGATTTGACCCAGGAATCAGAGCTGCTGGTCCGGATGACGGACAGCTTGTCGAACCGGGGGCCCGACGCTTCAGGTACATGGATCTCCAATCCTTGTGCGTTCGGACACCGGCGTCTCAGCGTAATGGACCCGGAGAACGGGGCACAGCCCATGCATGCGTTACAAGGAGACATCTCCTATACCGTCGTGTATAACGGAGAACTATACAATGCACCCGAGTTGAAAAAGGAATTGCTCCAGCGGGGACATCATTTCCGCACGCAATGTGATACGGAAGTGCTGCTCGCCTCTTATATTGAGTGGGGACCGGCCTGTGTTGATCGGTTTAACGGAATTTTTGCTTTTGCGATATGGGATGGCGGCCGCGAACAGGTTTTTATGGCACGCGATCGCTTGGGCGTCAAACCCCTGTTCTACAGTAATGCAAAGGATGCTCTCGTATTTGGCTCAGAACCCAAAGCACTGCTCATTCACCCGGATGTCGAAGCTGCTGTTGGTCCTGAGGGATTGGCGGAGGTATTTATTGTGGGGCCTGCCCGGACACCTGGACACGGCGTCTATTCCTCCCTGAGCGAGCTTAAACCAGCCCATGCGCTTATATACAACCGAAACGGGATTAAAACCTATGCTTACTGGAAGCTGGAAAGTCAGAAACACGAACATAATCTGGAAGAAACAACTGCCGAAGTACGCAGACTGTTGCAGGATACATTAGAACGACAGCTTGCTTCGGACGTTCCGGTTTGCTCCCTTTTGTCGGGGGGGCTGGATTCCAGTGCTTTATCTGCTCTTGCCGTAGATTATTACAACCGTACCGGTCAGGGCCAAGTCAGTACGTATTCGGTCGACTATGTAGATAATGCGAAGCATTTTCAGGCGCACTCCTTCCAACCTGGGGCAGATGGTCCCTGGATTCAGCGTATGGTGGATGAACTGAAAACAGATCATCACTGGATTGAGATTGAAAATGGAGAGTTGGTCCATGCACTGACCCAGGCGATGCTCGTGCGGGATTTGCCGGGTATGGCGGATGTAGATTCCTCTCTCTATCTCTTCTGTAAAGAAATCAAAAAAGGAGCTACAGTTGCCATTTCAGGTGAAGCAGCGGATGAAGTATTTGGCGGTTATCCCTGGTTCCATCGGGAAGAGATGCTGAACTCCGGCACATTCCCATGGTCTGTAGCTCCTGACATGCGAGCAGGATTGTTATCCCCGGACATTCGGGAATGGATCAGACCGCTGGATTATCTCGCAGATCGCTATTCGGATGCTGTGGCTGAAGTACCTTCGCTCGATGGGGAAACAGGCAAGGCAGCCCAGATGCGAGTCATGTCCTATCTGAACATCACCCGGTTCATGCCTACACTCCTTGATCGTAAAGATCGGATGAGTATGGGAGCGGGGCTTGAGGTTCGGGTGCCTTATTGTGATCATCGCTTGATTCAGTATGTGTTTAACGTTCCGTGGGAAATGAAAATGACAGGCGGACGGGAAAAAGGAATTCTGCGTAAAGCGCTGGAAGGTGTACTGCCTGACGATGTATTGTACCGCAAAAAGAGCCCGTATCCGAAAACACATAACCCGCAGTATCTCGCTGCCGTTAAACAACAGGTACTGGATATTCTGGATGACGCAAGCTCACCAATCTTGCCATTAATCGATAAAGCCCAAATTCGGAAATTGGCCTCTTCACCGGACGCTTCTTCCAACCTGCCCTGGTTTGGACAGTTAATGTCAGGGCCACAACTGTTTGCTTACCTGACACAGATCAACTCATGGTTGCGTACGTATAAAGTGGCGATTCGTTAA